CTTGAATAAGTTAAAGGCAACCTTGTAATCCTTCAACAACATGTTGATACGGTAGTATTCATTTTGATTATTGATACATGCAACAAATCCCTTCACTGCATATCCACGGATATCTACTTCATTTACAACTTCACGTAATACATCCTTGAACCAGTATAGTGAGGAAATCTCCGCACCTGTCTTTACTAATGTAATAAACAAGTCCTTTCTCATCACATATGCTTCTAAGGAAACAGAACGTGTCTTATATTTACCACGATTCTTATCAATGGAAAGAACTCTCTTATCCTTATCCATTGTAAATGTATCACATTCGTGGAATGCTGTTTTAGCATCTGATGTATTTGTATAGAGTGCTGTAATATCTGCACCACTTTCGATATGTGCATCTAATACTTCACTAAAGTCGATATCATAGATGAAATAACTTGGTGCGATTACAACATATGGATTCTTATCCTTCTCAATGTACTGCATATTCAAGATATAGTTTGCAATATCGTGATTATATACAGGTGATGAGAATGTCTTTTCACCAAATAAGATACGTAATTTACCACGCTTAGAGTTGATGTTGTAATGACGTCCATCTCCTAAGTGCTCGATAAGATTGCGTGGCTTTTCTTTGCAATAAACCTGAACGCTATCAATACCTGAATTTGTCATGTTACTGAGAATAAAGTCAATAATACGATATCTTCCCATAAACGCTGTTGCCGGAACAGGTCGGAAATCACCAAGTCCCTCAATATTAACGGAACTGTCTTCAAATGAAATAATACCCAAAGCTTTCATGATTTCTCCTCCTACTCCGTAACATTCTTAGCAATCAATTCAATATGATCACTATCCGCTGAACCTAATACAACGCCTGAACCAATCTCTACATTATCCGCAACGATACAACGTGTAATCTTTGCGCCTGAACCAATCTTAGCGCCTGTTAAGATAACAGAATCCTGTACATCAGCACCTTCATCAATAAAGGAGTTTGTACCTAATACTGAATTGTTGACTTTACCTAACACCACGCTACCCTGCGTAATGTAACTATTACGTACAACCGCATTTTCACCGATAAACTGTGGTAGTGCGTTGATATCTTCTGTATAGATCTTCCAATCAGGATCGCCTAAGTTTAAAGCGTTGTTATTCTTCAATAGATCCATATTGGACTCCCACAGTGAATCAATTGTTCCAACATCCTTCCAGTATCCCTTAAAGCGGTATGCCGTTAGAACTTTATTATCATCTAGATATGCAGGGATGATATCCTTGCCAAAATCATGTGAGGACTGTTCATTCTTATCATCTTCAAGTAAGTACTTACGTAATGTCTTATATGTAAAGATATAAATGCCCATTGAAGCTAAATTACTCTTTGGATGTGCAGGCTTCTCTTCGAATTCCTGAATCATGTCATTCTTATCACAATTCATGATACCGAATCTTGAAGCTTCCTTCATTGGAACCTGTAATACGGCGATTGTCGCATCAGCACCCTTTGCGATATGATGCTTTAACATCTTTTCATAGTTCATCTTATAGATATGGTCGCCAGATAAAATGAGTACATATTCTGGTTCAATACTATCTAAAAAGTCAATATTCTGTGTGATCGCATCTGCTGTTCCACGATACACTTCAAAACCTGTCTGATCTCTTTCACGTGGTGGAAGTACGAATACACCACCATCATTTGTATCTAGACCCCAGAACTGGTCCTTTGCGACATAAGCATTTAATAAAACGGATTCATATTGTG
This genomic window from Solobacterium moorei contains:
- the glgD gene encoding glucose-1-phosphate adenylyltransferase subunit GlgD: MKALGIISFEDSSVNIEGLGDFRPVPATAFMGRYRIIDFILSNMTNSGIDSVQVYCKEKPRNLIEHLGDGRHYNINSKRGKLRILFGEKTFSSPVYNHDIANYILNMQYIEKDKNPYVVIAPSYFIYDIDFSEVLDAHIESGADITALYTNTSDAKTAFHECDTFTMDKDKRVLSIDKNRGKYKTRSVSLEAYVMRKDLFITLVKTGAEISSLYWFKDVLREVVNEVDIRGYAVKGFVACINNQNEYYRINMLLKDYKVAFNLFKSNWPIYTHTNNSSPSIFGEDSDVTASVVANGCEVEGTVKNSIISRNVKVGKDAVIENSIVLPGAIIGEGVHLDHVIVDKYATIHKVKELVGTEDSLIYVKRRDCI
- a CDS encoding glucose-1-phosphate adenylyltransferase — translated: MRSNAMVAMILAGGRGSRLHDLTKKVAKPAVHFGGKYRIIDFPLSNCANSGINTVGVLTQYESVLLNAYVAKDQFWGLDTNDGGVFVLPPRERDQTGFEVYRGTADAITQNIDFLDSIEPEYVLILSGDHIYKMNYEKMLKHHIAKGADATIAVLQVPMKEASRFGIMNCDKNDMIQEFEEKPAHPKSNLASMGIYIFTYKTLRKYLLEDDKNEQSSHDFGKDIIPAYLDDNKVLTAYRFKGYWKDVGTIDSLWESNMDLLKNNNALNLGDPDWKIYTEDINALPQFIGENAVVRNSYITQGSVVLGKVNNSVLGTNSFIDEGADVQDSVILTGAKIGSGAKITRCIVADNVEIGSGVVLGSADSDHIELIAKNVTE